A stretch of Paucidesulfovibrio gracilis DSM 16080 DNA encodes these proteins:
- the tsaB gene encoding tRNA (adenosine(37)-N6)-threonylcarbamoyltransferase complex dimerization subunit type 1 TsaB → MTSIASSSPDGLTLALNGAEERLQLVLGHPAPQGGSTLLAAQEWTVPGQSVRFLAPSLRSMLDALGLTTKHIQRIACVRGPGSFTGLRLSLALASAIAEVHDLPQAGIDHLPLLARRAAPLLAGPLAVVTHSRRRQVYVQGFDQQAKPLGPPRSGTIEDAARHLETLHRSDAPLSVLGSGLRRNAAFFTDLRQEIAFRDLGPAWDASSAQDLLDAACAPQIRYSHEAVAPLYMRPSDAEENLDTIARQRGMDPEQAREMLRRSRDTD, encoded by the coding sequence ATGACATCCATCGCATCCTCTTCTCCTGACGGACTGACACTGGCCCTCAACGGGGCTGAGGAACGTCTGCAACTGGTCCTGGGGCATCCCGCCCCTCAAGGAGGGTCCACCCTGTTGGCGGCCCAGGAATGGACCGTACCGGGGCAATCCGTGCGCTTTCTCGCGCCATCCCTGCGGTCCATGCTCGACGCCTTGGGACTGACCACCAAGCACATTCAACGCATCGCCTGCGTCCGCGGTCCCGGCAGCTTCACCGGACTCCGCCTGTCCCTGGCGCTGGCCTCGGCCATTGCCGAGGTACACGACCTTCCCCAGGCAGGCATCGACCACCTGCCGCTCCTGGCCCGCCGCGCCGCACCACTGCTCGCCGGTCCCCTGGCCGTTGTTACCCACTCCCGGCGTCGCCAAGTCTATGTGCAGGGATTCGATCAACAGGCCAAACCACTGGGACCGCCACGGTCCGGAACCATTGAGGACGCAGCCCGCCATTTGGAAACGCTTCACCGCTCGGATGCGCCCCTTTCTGTATTGGGAAGCGGACTGCGCCGCAACGCCGCTTTTTTCACCGACCTGCGTCAAGAAATCGCGTTTCGTGACCTTGGTCCGGCATGGGATGCATCGTCCGCCCAGGATCTTCTGGATGCGGCCTGCGCACCACAAATCCGCTACTCGCATGAGGCTGTTGCGCCGTTATACATGCGCCCGTCCGACGCTGAAGAAAATCTGGATACCATCGCCCGGCAGCGGGGCATGGACCCGGAGCAGGCCCGGGAGATGCTCCGCCGTTCCCGGGATACGGACTGA
- the rseP gene encoding RIP metalloprotease RseP translates to MTSTIAVILVLGGLIFFHELGHFLMARVLGMGVKSFSLGFGPVLFKRTMGQTEYRLSALPLGGYVSLAGESQETVDEDTDFPEDQRFMLRPAWQRLLVVLAGPVFNFVLGWFIYWGLFLSQGQVTLYQFPVQEVFDDSPAQMAGMEPGDRIIGIDGEAIYSPNDLLTTILFSRENPVRLSVVRGGVNHEFLVLPTFLNEEDKNDEILPRPKIGVSFGVEPLERSLGWDLGTGAALGKTISSIEMTAKSFLMIVEGRASLKGVGGPIMIAQAVGKHARAGLVDVLLLAAFISINLGILNLLPIPVLDGGHILFFGFEAVTGRPVNDMVRQFATYVGLTFLLGLMALTFYNDIHRILFS, encoded by the coding sequence ATGACCAGTACCATCGCAGTGATCCTCGTCCTGGGCGGATTGATATTTTTTCATGAACTCGGACACTTCCTCATGGCCCGTGTCCTGGGCATGGGCGTCAAGTCCTTTTCCTTAGGGTTCGGTCCCGTGCTGTTCAAACGCACCATGGGGCAAACCGAATATCGGCTTTCCGCCCTGCCGCTGGGTGGATACGTCAGCCTGGCCGGAGAAAGCCAGGAAACAGTAGATGAAGACACCGACTTCCCCGAAGATCAACGGTTCATGTTGCGCCCGGCTTGGCAGCGCCTCTTGGTGGTGTTGGCCGGCCCGGTATTCAACTTTGTACTCGGCTGGTTTATCTATTGGGGGCTGTTTCTCTCCCAGGGTCAGGTAACCCTCTACCAATTCCCGGTTCAGGAGGTCTTCGACGACAGCCCGGCCCAAATGGCAGGCATGGAACCCGGCGACCGCATCATAGGGATCGATGGCGAGGCGATTTACTCGCCCAATGACCTGCTTACCACCATTCTGTTCAGCCGTGAGAACCCCGTCCGCCTGAGCGTCGTGCGCGGCGGTGTGAACCATGAATTTCTGGTTCTACCCACCTTCCTTAACGAAGAAGATAAGAACGACGAGATCTTACCCCGCCCCAAAATCGGCGTCAGCTTTGGCGTGGAACCGCTGGAACGCTCCTTGGGCTGGGATCTCGGCACCGGGGCGGCCCTGGGCAAAACCATCAGTTCCATTGAGATGACGGCCAAAAGCTTTCTCATGATCGTGGAAGGCCGTGCGTCACTCAAGGGCGTGGGCGGTCCCATCATGATCGCTCAGGCCGTGGGCAAACACGCCCGGGCCGGTCTTGTGGATGTGCTGTTGCTGGCCGCGTTCATCAGCATCAACCTGGGCATCCTCAACCTGTTGCCCATTCCGGTGCTGGACGGAGGCCATATTCTCTTTTTCGGATTCGAAGCCGTTACGGGACGCCCCGTAAACGACATGGTCCGGCAGTTCGCCACGTATGTGGGACTCACCTTTCTCCTGGGCCTCATGGCTCTGACGTTCTATAATGACATCCATCGCATCCTCTTCTCCTGA